From Natronorubrum halophilum, a single genomic window includes:
- a CDS encoding pilin — protein sequence MQLLSTSIPPQLVSLATGLLLLIVAVGPATAQSDVGDVYCGTGVETGIGIVFGAIAGLGLPATGFYVCRAGLSYMRAGGNPEKKNNAKERLVMSGIGFGIIVLALISPELIDNVGSQMGFDFSSCVKPF from the coding sequence GTGCAGTTGCTTTCCACCTCTATTCCACCACAGCTTGTCTCACTCGCGACTGGACTCCTCTTGTTAATTGTTGCAGTAGGTCCAGCTACGGCTCAAAGCGATGTCGGAGACGTTTACTGCGGCACCGGCGTTGAGACTGGTATCGGGATTGTTTTCGGTGCGATTGCTGGACTCGGGCTCCCTGCAACGGGCTTCTACGTTTGTCGAGCAGGCCTCTCGTACATGCGTGCGGGTGGGAACCCTGAGAAAAAGAACAACGCCAAAGAGCGGCTAGTTATGTCTGGTATTGGGTTCGGCATCATCGTTCTCGCCCTCATCTCGCCCGAACTCATCGACAACGTCGGAAGCCAGATGGGATTCGACTTTTCCAGTTGTGTCAAACCATTCTGA